A single genomic interval of Nycticebus coucang isolate mNycCou1 chromosome 21, mNycCou1.pri, whole genome shotgun sequence harbors:
- the SALL4 gene encoding sal-like protein 4 isoform X1: protein MNHPGNDEEASGEEVTAKRPRREDTHVCEKCCAEFFSISEFLEHKKNCTKNPPVLIMNDSEGPVPSEDFSGAVLSHRPPSPSSKDGHREHGGSSGDMKEKPGAESVVYLKAETALPPAPQDISYLPKGKVANTNVTLQALRGTKVAVNQRSADALPAPVPGANSIPWVLEQILCLQQQQLQQIQLTEQIRVQVNMWATHALHAGGAGADTLKTLGSHMSQQVSAAVALLSQKAGSQGLSLDALKQAKLPHANIPSTASSLSPGLTPFALKPDGTRVLPNVMSRLPSPLLPQAPGSVLFQSPFSTVALDPSKKGKGKPPSLSAVDVKPRDETILSKHKCKYCSKVFGTDSSLQIHLRSHTGERPFVCSVCGHRFTTKGNLKVHFHRHPQVKANPQLFAEFQDKMVAGNGAPYAVSVPVPLDESSLSLDSKPVLVTSSVGLPHNLSSGTTTPKDLMASPLPHDLQPGPSLESEGGPTLLGVGPNHNSPRVGVFQGSGTPEPGSETLKLQQLVENIDKATTDPNECLICHRVLSCQSSLKMHYRTHTGERPFQCKICGRAFSTKGNLKTHLGVHRTNTSIKMQHSCPICQKKFTNAVLLQQHIRMHMGGQIPNTPLPESPCDFTGPEPTMLSENGSVRAICHDDVVESIDVDELSSQEAPSSSSKVSAPLGSLHSASPTLGFAVMASLDAPGKVGPAPFGLQRQSSRENGSVESDGLTNDSSSQLGDQEYQSRSPDIVETACFQAVSPADSQAESIKSKSPDAGGKAESSENSRPEMEARSSLPSTFIRTQPTYVKVEVPGTFVGPSALSPGMTPLLAAQPRRQAKQHGCTRCGKNFSSASALQIHERTHTGEKPFVCNICGRAFTTKGNLKVHYMTHGANNNSARRGRKLAIENTMALLGTDGKRVSEMFPKEILAPSVNMDPVVWNQYTNMLNGGLTMKANEISVIQSGGIPTLPVSLGTSSLVNNAPTSKMDGSQSGVSADVEKPGATDGVPKHQFPHFLEENKIAVS from the exons ATGAACCACCCAGGGAATGATGAGGAGGCCAGTGGGGAGGAAGTTACGGCAAAGCGGCCTCGCCGGGAGGACACACACGTCTGCGAGAAATGCTGTGCGGAATTCTTTAGCATCTCTGAGTTCTTGGAACATAAGAAAAATTGCACTAAAAATCCACCTGTCCTCATCATGAATGACAGCGAGGGGCCAGTGCCTTCTGAAGACTTCTCTGGAGCTGTGCTGAGTCACCGGCCACCCAGTCCAAGCAGTAAGGATGGTCACAGGGAGCATGGTGGCAGCTCAGGGGACATGAAGGAGAAGCCAGGTGCAGAATCGGTGGTGTACTTAAAGGCAGAGACGGCTCTGCCACCCGCGCCCCAGGACATAAGCTATTTACCCAAAGGCAAAGTGGCCAACACTAACGTGACTCTGCAGGCGCTGCGGGGCACCAAGGTGGCTGTGAATCAGCGGAGTGCGGACGCGCTGCCAGCCCCTGTGCCCGGTGCCAACAGCATCCCCTGGGTCCTCGAGCAGATCCTGtgtctgcagcagcagcagctacaGCAAATCCAGCTCACCGAGCAGATCCGGGTGCAGGTGAACATGTGGGCCACCCATGCCCTCCACGCAGGCGGGGCAGGGGCTGACACCCTGAAGACCTTGGGCAGCCACATGTCCCAGCAGGTTTCCGCAGCTGTGGCTTTGCTCAGCCAGAAAGCTGGAAGCCAAGGTCTGTCTCTGGATGCCTTGAAACAAGCCAAGCTACCTCATGCCAATATCCCTTCCACTGCCAGCTCTCTGTCCCCAGGGCTGACACCCTTTGCACTGAAGCCGGATGGGACGAGGGTGCTCCCGAATGTCATGTCTCGCCTCCCGAGTCCTTTGCTCCCTCAGGCCCCGGGCTCGGTGCTCTTCCAgagtcctttctccactgtggcaCTAGACCCAtccaagaaagggaaagggaagccaCCGAGCCTCTCCGCGGTGGATGTCAAACCCAGAGATGAGACCATCCTCTCCAAGCACAAGTGTAAGTACTGTAGCAAGGTTTTTGGGACTGATAGCTCCTTGCAGATCCACCTCCGCTCCCACACTGGAGAGAGACCCTTCGTGTGCTCTGTCTGTGGTCATCGCTTCACCACCAAGGGCAACCTCAAGGTGCACTTTCACCGACACCCCCAGGTGAAGGCAAACCCCCAGCTGTTTGCTGAGTTCCAGGACAAAATGGTGGCCGGCAATGGTGCCCCCTATGCAGTCTCTGTGCCTGTCCCTCTAGACGAGTCCAGTCTCTCTCTAGACAGCAAACCCGTCCTTGTCACCTCCTCTGTAGGGCTACCTCACAATCTCTCTTCAGGGACTACTACCCCAAAGGACCTTATGGCTAGCCCGTTGCCCCACGACCTGCAGCCCGGGCCTTCTCTAGAAAGTGAGGGTGGACCCACACTCCTCGGGGTGGGGCCAAACCATAATTCCCCAAGGGTTGGTGTCTTCCAAGGGAGTGGGACCCCTGAGCCAGGGTCAGAGACCCTGAAATTGCAGCAGCTGGTGGAGAACATCGACAAGGCTACCACTGACCCCAATGAATGTCTCATTTGCCACCGGGTCCTGAGCTGCCAAAGCTCCCTCAAAATGCATTACCGCACCCACACCGGGGAGAGACCGTTCCAGTGTAAGATCTGTGGCCGAGCTTTCTCCACCAAAGGCAACTTGAAGACACACCTCGGGGTTCACCGCACCAACACATCCATAAAGATGCAACACTCATGCCCCATCTGCCAGAAGAAGTTCACCAACGCTGTGCTGCTGCAGCAGCACATTCGGATGCACATGGGCGGTCAGATCCCCAACACGCCCCTGCCAGAGAGTCCCTGCGATTTCACGGGTCCCGAGCCCACGATGCTCAGTGAGAACGGCAGTGTGCGTGCCATCTGCCATGATGATGTGGTGGAAAGCATTGATGTGGACGAGCTCAGCTCCCAGGAGGCCCCCAGCAGCTCCTCGAAGGTCTCTGCACCCCTTGGCAGCCTCCACTCTGCATCGCCCACTCTGGGGTTTGCTGTGATGGCGTCCCTAGATGCCCCGGGGAAAGTGGGTCCTGCCCCATTCGGcctacagaggcagagcagcCGAGAAAACGGTTCAGTGGAGAGCGACGGCTTGACCAACGACTCGTCCTCGCAGTTGGGAGACCAGGAGTATCAGAGCCGAAGTCCAGACATCGTGGAGACCGCATGCTTCCAGGCGGTCTCCCCAGCCGATAGCCAGGCAGAAAGCATCAAGTCAAAATCTCCCGATGCCGGGGGCAAAGCTGAGAGCTCCGAGAACAGCCGCCCTGAGATGGAAG CTCGGAGCAGTCTCCCTTCAACATTTATCCGAACCCAGCCAACCTATGTCAAAGTGGAAGTTCCTGGCACGTTTGTGGGACCCTCAGCCTTGTCCCCAGGGATGACCCCTTTGTTGGCGGCCCAGCCACGCCGACAGGCCAAGCAACATGGCTGCACGCGGTGTGGGAAGAACTTCTCTTCTGCCAGCGCGCTCCAGATTCACGAGCGGACTCACACGGGAGAGAAGCCTTTTGTGTGCAACATATGCGGGCGAGCTTTTACCACCAAGGGCAACTTGAAG GTCCACTACATGACCCACGGGGCAAACAATAACTCAGCACGCCGCGGGAGGAAGCTGGCCATCGAGAACACCATGGCTCTGTTAGGTACGGACGGAAAGAGAGTCTCAGAAATGTTTCCCAAGGAAATCCTGGCCCCTTCAGTGAACATGGACCCGGTGGTGTGGAACCAGTACACCAACATGCTCAATGGCGGTCTGACCATGAAGGCCAACGAGATCTCTGTgatccagagtggtgggattCCCACCCTCCCAGTTTCCCTGGGGACCAGCTCTCTCGTGAATAACGCCCCTACCTCCAAGATGGATGGTTCCCAATCAGGTGTCAGCGCCGATGTGGAAAAGCCAGGGGCTACTGACGGCGTTCCCAAACACCAGTTCCCTCACTTCCTGGAAGAAAACAAGATTGCAGTCAGCTAA
- the SALL4 gene encoding sal-like protein 4 isoform X2, with translation MSRRKQAKPQHINSEEDQGEPQPQQPTLEFADAAPAAPAAGEPGTPMNHPGNDEEASGEEVTAKRPRREDTHVCEKCCAEFFSISEFLEHKKNCTKNPPVLIMNDSEGPVPSEDFSGAVLSHRPPSPSSKDGHREHGGSSGDMKEKPGAESVVYLKAETALPPAPQDISYLPKGKVANTNVTLQALRGTKVAVNQRSADALPAPVPGANSIPWVLEQILCLQQQQLQQIQLTEQIRVQVNMWATHALHAGGAGADTLKTLGSHMSQQVSAAVALLSQKAGSQGLSLDALKQAKLPHANIPSTASSLSPGLTPFALKPDGTRVLPNVMSRLPSPLLPQAPGSVLFQSPFSTVALDPSKKGKGKPPSLSAVDVKPRDETILSKHKCKYCSKVFGTDSSLQIHLRSHTGERPFVCSVCGHRFTTKGNLKVHFHRHPQVKANPQLFAEFQDKMVAGNGAPYAVSVPVPLDESSLSLDSKPVLVTSSVGLPHNLSSGTTTPKDLMASPLPHDLQPGPSLESEGGPTLLGVGPNHNSPRVGVFQGSGTPEPGSETLKLQQLVENIDKATTDPNECLICHRVLSCQSSLKMHYRTHTGERPFQCKICGRAFSTKGNLKTHLGVHRTNTSIKMQHSCPICQKKFTNAVLLQQHIRMHMGGQIPNTPLPESPCDFTGPEPTMLSENGSVRAICHDDVVESIDVDELSSQEAPSSSSKVSAPLGSLHSASPTLGFAVMASLDAPGKVGPAPFGLQRQSSRENGSVESDGLTNDSSSQLGDQEYQSRSPDIVETACFQAVSPADSQAESIKSKSPDAGGKAESSENSRPEMEARSSLPSTFIRTQPTYVKVEVPGTFVGPSALSPGMTPLLAAQPRRQAKQHGCTRCGKNFSSASALQIHERTHTGEKPFVCNICGRAFTTKGNLKVHYMTHGANNNSARRGRKLAIENTMALLGTDGKRVSEMFPKEILAPSVNMDPVVWNQYTNMLNGGLTMKANEISVIQSGGIPTLPVSLGTSSLVNNAPTSKMDGSQSGVSADVEKPGATDGVPKHQFPHFLEENKIAVS, from the exons GTACTCCAATGAACCACCCAGGGAATGATGAGGAGGCCAGTGGGGAGGAAGTTACGGCAAAGCGGCCTCGCCGGGAGGACACACACGTCTGCGAGAAATGCTGTGCGGAATTCTTTAGCATCTCTGAGTTCTTGGAACATAAGAAAAATTGCACTAAAAATCCACCTGTCCTCATCATGAATGACAGCGAGGGGCCAGTGCCTTCTGAAGACTTCTCTGGAGCTGTGCTGAGTCACCGGCCACCCAGTCCAAGCAGTAAGGATGGTCACAGGGAGCATGGTGGCAGCTCAGGGGACATGAAGGAGAAGCCAGGTGCAGAATCGGTGGTGTACTTAAAGGCAGAGACGGCTCTGCCACCCGCGCCCCAGGACATAAGCTATTTACCCAAAGGCAAAGTGGCCAACACTAACGTGACTCTGCAGGCGCTGCGGGGCACCAAGGTGGCTGTGAATCAGCGGAGTGCGGACGCGCTGCCAGCCCCTGTGCCCGGTGCCAACAGCATCCCCTGGGTCCTCGAGCAGATCCTGtgtctgcagcagcagcagctacaGCAAATCCAGCTCACCGAGCAGATCCGGGTGCAGGTGAACATGTGGGCCACCCATGCCCTCCACGCAGGCGGGGCAGGGGCTGACACCCTGAAGACCTTGGGCAGCCACATGTCCCAGCAGGTTTCCGCAGCTGTGGCTTTGCTCAGCCAGAAAGCTGGAAGCCAAGGTCTGTCTCTGGATGCCTTGAAACAAGCCAAGCTACCTCATGCCAATATCCCTTCCACTGCCAGCTCTCTGTCCCCAGGGCTGACACCCTTTGCACTGAAGCCGGATGGGACGAGGGTGCTCCCGAATGTCATGTCTCGCCTCCCGAGTCCTTTGCTCCCTCAGGCCCCGGGCTCGGTGCTCTTCCAgagtcctttctccactgtggcaCTAGACCCAtccaagaaagggaaagggaagccaCCGAGCCTCTCCGCGGTGGATGTCAAACCCAGAGATGAGACCATCCTCTCCAAGCACAAGTGTAAGTACTGTAGCAAGGTTTTTGGGACTGATAGCTCCTTGCAGATCCACCTCCGCTCCCACACTGGAGAGAGACCCTTCGTGTGCTCTGTCTGTGGTCATCGCTTCACCACCAAGGGCAACCTCAAGGTGCACTTTCACCGACACCCCCAGGTGAAGGCAAACCCCCAGCTGTTTGCTGAGTTCCAGGACAAAATGGTGGCCGGCAATGGTGCCCCCTATGCAGTCTCTGTGCCTGTCCCTCTAGACGAGTCCAGTCTCTCTCTAGACAGCAAACCCGTCCTTGTCACCTCCTCTGTAGGGCTACCTCACAATCTCTCTTCAGGGACTACTACCCCAAAGGACCTTATGGCTAGCCCGTTGCCCCACGACCTGCAGCCCGGGCCTTCTCTAGAAAGTGAGGGTGGACCCACACTCCTCGGGGTGGGGCCAAACCATAATTCCCCAAGGGTTGGTGTCTTCCAAGGGAGTGGGACCCCTGAGCCAGGGTCAGAGACCCTGAAATTGCAGCAGCTGGTGGAGAACATCGACAAGGCTACCACTGACCCCAATGAATGTCTCATTTGCCACCGGGTCCTGAGCTGCCAAAGCTCCCTCAAAATGCATTACCGCACCCACACCGGGGAGAGACCGTTCCAGTGTAAGATCTGTGGCCGAGCTTTCTCCACCAAAGGCAACTTGAAGACACACCTCGGGGTTCACCGCACCAACACATCCATAAAGATGCAACACTCATGCCCCATCTGCCAGAAGAAGTTCACCAACGCTGTGCTGCTGCAGCAGCACATTCGGATGCACATGGGCGGTCAGATCCCCAACACGCCCCTGCCAGAGAGTCCCTGCGATTTCACGGGTCCCGAGCCCACGATGCTCAGTGAGAACGGCAGTGTGCGTGCCATCTGCCATGATGATGTGGTGGAAAGCATTGATGTGGACGAGCTCAGCTCCCAGGAGGCCCCCAGCAGCTCCTCGAAGGTCTCTGCACCCCTTGGCAGCCTCCACTCTGCATCGCCCACTCTGGGGTTTGCTGTGATGGCGTCCCTAGATGCCCCGGGGAAAGTGGGTCCTGCCCCATTCGGcctacagaggcagagcagcCGAGAAAACGGTTCAGTGGAGAGCGACGGCTTGACCAACGACTCGTCCTCGCAGTTGGGAGACCAGGAGTATCAGAGCCGAAGTCCAGACATCGTGGAGACCGCATGCTTCCAGGCGGTCTCCCCAGCCGATAGCCAGGCAGAAAGCATCAAGTCAAAATCTCCCGATGCCGGGGGCAAAGCTGAGAGCTCCGAGAACAGCCGCCCTGAGATGGAAG CTCGGAGCAGTCTCCCTTCAACATTTATCCGAACCCAGCCAACCTATGTCAAAGTGGAAGTTCCTGGCACGTTTGTGGGACCCTCAGCCTTGTCCCCAGGGATGACCCCTTTGTTGGCGGCCCAGCCACGCCGACAGGCCAAGCAACATGGCTGCACGCGGTGTGGGAAGAACTTCTCTTCTGCCAGCGCGCTCCAGATTCACGAGCGGACTCACACGGGAGAGAAGCCTTTTGTGTGCAACATATGCGGGCGAGCTTTTACCACCAAGGGCAACTTGAAG GTCCACTACATGACCCACGGGGCAAACAATAACTCAGCACGCCGCGGGAGGAAGCTGGCCATCGAGAACACCATGGCTCTGTTAGGTACGGACGGAAAGAGAGTCTCAGAAATGTTTCCCAAGGAAATCCTGGCCCCTTCAGTGAACATGGACCCGGTGGTGTGGAACCAGTACACCAACATGCTCAATGGCGGTCTGACCATGAAGGCCAACGAGATCTCTGTgatccagagtggtgggattCCCACCCTCCCAGTTTCCCTGGGGACCAGCTCTCTCGTGAATAACGCCCCTACCTCCAAGATGGATGGTTCCCAATCAGGTGTCAGCGCCGATGTGGAAAAGCCAGGGGCTACTGACGGCGTTCCCAAACACCAGTTCCCTCACTTCCTGGAAGAAAACAAGATTGCAGTCAGCTAA